In one Microbacterium invictum genomic region, the following are encoded:
- a CDS encoding MmgE/PrpD family protein: MTVTHHLRVHRSDEHLAREGQLAWHVAEVAADPVEVDAETTDMIINRIIDNAAVAAASLTRAPVSAARQQALDHAVSVGGDGATIFGCALERRTSPEWAAWANGVAVRELDYHDTFLAADYSHPGDNIPPILAVAQHVGADGRALLRGIATGYEIQIDLVRAICLHKHKIDHVAHLGPSAAAGIGTLLDLPVETIYQAVGQALHTTTATRQSRKGEISTWKAHAPAFAGKMAVEAVDRAMRGETSPSPIYEGEDGVIAWMLDGPDASYDVPLPAAGEPKRAILDSYTKEHSAEYQAQAWIDLARKLHGEHPAAADPAQVASIVLHTSHHTHHVIGSGANDPQKYDPTASRETLDHSIPYIFAVALQDGGWHHVDSYTPERAGREDTVALWRKITTAEDAEWTRRYHSDDPNEKAFGGRVVITLTDGTVIEDEIAVAGAHPLGARPFAREDYVRKFRLLAEPVLAPEEIERFLGLVERLPELTADEVRQLSIIAKPGVLATAPAPKGLF; this comes from the coding sequence ATGACCGTCACGCACCACCTGCGCGTCCACCGCAGCGACGAACACCTCGCCCGTGAGGGACAGCTCGCCTGGCACGTCGCCGAGGTCGCCGCCGATCCCGTCGAGGTCGACGCCGAGACGACCGACATGATCATCAACCGGATCATCGACAACGCCGCCGTGGCGGCCGCCTCGCTCACCCGGGCGCCCGTCAGCGCCGCACGCCAGCAGGCGCTCGACCACGCGGTGTCGGTCGGCGGCGACGGTGCGACGATCTTCGGGTGCGCGCTGGAGCGGCGGACGAGCCCCGAGTGGGCGGCGTGGGCGAACGGGGTCGCCGTCCGCGAGCTCGACTACCACGACACCTTTCTCGCCGCCGATTACTCCCACCCGGGCGACAACATCCCGCCGATCCTCGCCGTCGCCCAGCACGTCGGCGCCGACGGGCGCGCGCTGCTGCGCGGGATCGCCACGGGCTACGAGATCCAGATCGACCTCGTGCGGGCGATCTGCCTGCACAAGCACAAGATCGACCACGTCGCCCACCTCGGTCCCTCGGCGGCCGCGGGAATCGGCACGCTGCTCGACCTGCCGGTCGAGACGATCTACCAGGCCGTCGGCCAGGCCCTGCACACCACGACGGCGACCCGGCAGTCGCGCAAGGGCGAGATCTCCACCTGGAAGGCCCACGCCCCGGCGTTCGCCGGGAAGATGGCGGTCGAAGCCGTCGACCGCGCGATGCGCGGCGAGACGTCGCCGTCGCCGATCTACGAGGGCGAGGACGGCGTGATCGCCTGGATGCTCGACGGCCCCGATGCGTCGTACGACGTGCCGCTTCCCGCGGCGGGGGAGCCCAAGCGCGCGATCCTCGACTCGTACACCAAGGAGCACTCCGCCGAGTACCAGGCGCAGGCCTGGATCGACCTGGCGCGCAAGCTCCACGGCGAGCACCCGGCTGCCGCAGATCCGGCGCAGGTGGCGTCGATCGTGCTGCACACCTCGCACCACACCCACCACGTGATCGGGTCGGGCGCGAACGACCCGCAGAAGTACGACCCCACCGCGTCGCGCGAGACCCTGGATCACTCGATCCCGTACATCTTCGCGGTCGCGCTGCAGGATGGCGGGTGGCACCACGTCGACTCGTACACCCCCGAACGTGCGGGCCGCGAGGACACCGTCGCGCTGTGGCGGAAGATCACGACCGCCGAGGATGCCGAGTGGACCCGCCGGTACCACTCCGACGACCCGAACGAGAAGGCCTTCGGCGGTCGCGTCGTGATCACGCTCACCGACGGCACGGTGATCGAGGACGAGATCGCCGTCGCCGGCGCGCATCCGCTCGGGGCGCGACCCTTCGCGCGCGAGGACTATGTGCGGAAGTTCAGGCTGCTCGCCGAGCCGGTGCTCGCGCCGGAGGAGATCGAGCGCTTCCTCGGACTGGTGGAGCGCCTGCCCGAGCTGACCGCCGACGAGGTGCGACAGCTGTCGATCATCGCGAAGCCCGGGGTGCTGGCCACCGCGCCCGCACCGAAGGGGCTGTTCTGA
- a CDS encoding ABC transporter ATP-binding protein gives MTEIVRTRSLVKRYGRVAALDGLDLTVSAGQVHGFLGPNGAGKSTTIRILLGLARRTSGDATVFDGDPWRDATRLHRRVASVPGDVSVWPNLTGGEAIDFLSRLRGASARDERYRAEKERLCRVFQFDPRKKGRTYSKGNRQKVALIAAFAVPADLYIFDEPTSGLDPLMELVFRSELQRVRADGATVLLSSHILPEVEQVCDHVSIIRAGRIVESGTLADLRHLTRTSVSFTAPDGPLPPMTAVHDLEADSGRVRFTVDSDQVPDVLPELARLRVEGLRVEPPSLEELFLRHYGDDVRADGERS, from the coding sequence ATGACCGAGATCGTGCGCACGCGGAGCCTCGTCAAGCGATACGGCCGCGTGGCCGCCCTGGACGGGCTCGACCTCACCGTGTCCGCCGGTCAGGTGCACGGGTTCCTCGGGCCCAACGGCGCCGGCAAGTCCACGACCATCCGCATCCTGCTCGGGCTCGCGCGCCGCACGTCCGGAGACGCCACGGTCTTCGACGGCGATCCCTGGCGCGACGCGACGCGCCTGCACCGCCGGGTCGCCTCCGTACCAGGTGATGTCAGCGTCTGGCCGAACCTGACGGGCGGCGAGGCGATCGACTTCCTCAGCCGGCTGCGGGGAGCGAGCGCCCGCGACGAACGCTATCGGGCGGAGAAGGAGAGGCTGTGCCGGGTCTTCCAGTTCGACCCACGGAAGAAGGGCCGCACGTACTCCAAGGGCAACCGGCAGAAGGTCGCTCTCATCGCCGCCTTCGCCGTGCCCGCGGATCTGTACATCTTCGATGAGCCCACGAGCGGCCTCGACCCGCTCATGGAGCTGGTGTTCCGATCCGAACTGCAGCGGGTTCGGGCGGACGGCGCGACGGTGCTCCTCTCGAGCCACATCCTCCCCGAGGTCGAGCAGGTCTGCGACCACGTCTCGATCATCCGCGCGGGCCGGATCGTCGAGTCCGGCACCCTGGCGGATCTCCGGCACCTGACGCGGACCTCGGTGTCGTTCACGGCGCCGGACGGACCCCTTCCGCCGATGACCGCCGTCCACGATCTCGAGGCGGACAGCGGGCGCGTCCGCTTCACCGTGGACAGCGACCAGGTGCCCGACGTCCTCCCCGAGCTCGCGCGCCTCCGTGTCGAGGGCCTTCGCGTCGAGCCGCCCAGCCTGGAGGAGCTGTTCCTCCGCCACTACGGCGACGACGTCCGCGCCGACGGGGAGCGCTCGTGA
- a CDS encoding acetyl-CoA C-acyltransferase encodes MTTAVIVDAVRTVAGRGKPGGALSEVHPVDLAAGVLEGLLERNGLESAQVDDVILGCVSQIGDQAMNIARQAVLAAGFDESVPATTIDRQCGSSQQAVHFAAQGVIAGAYDVVIAGGVESMSRVPLGSSRQGGSPSSGLLARYPDGLVNQGVSAELIAQRWGLSREMLDEFAAESHRRAATAWAEGRFASQVIPVAGVEASTDETVRAGTTAEKLAALGPAFRTEELADRFPELSWQITAGNSSPLTDAASAVLIMSEERALALGLTPRARLHSFAVVGDDPLMMLTGPIPATRRILERSGLSVDDLDVYEVNEAFVSVPLAWLAEVGADPAKLNPWGGAIALGHAVGASGTRLMGTMLAYLEATGGRYGLQTMCEGGGMANATIIERLG; translated from the coding sequence GTGACCACGGCGGTGATCGTCGACGCGGTGCGGACGGTGGCCGGGCGTGGGAAGCCGGGCGGCGCGCTGTCGGAGGTGCACCCGGTGGATCTCGCCGCGGGCGTGCTGGAGGGCCTGCTCGAGCGGAACGGGCTGGAGTCGGCGCAGGTCGACGATGTGATCCTCGGATGCGTGAGCCAGATCGGCGATCAGGCGATGAACATCGCCCGGCAGGCGGTGCTCGCTGCGGGGTTCGACGAGTCGGTTCCGGCGACGACGATCGACCGCCAATGCGGGTCGAGCCAGCAGGCGGTGCACTTCGCCGCGCAGGGCGTGATCGCCGGGGCGTACGACGTCGTCATCGCCGGGGGAGTGGAGTCGATGAGCCGCGTGCCGCTCGGGTCGTCGCGCCAGGGCGGGTCGCCGTCATCCGGTCTTTTGGCTCGCTATCCCGACGGACTCGTGAACCAGGGGGTCTCGGCGGAACTCATCGCGCAGAGGTGGGGGTTGTCGCGAGAAATGCTGGACGAGTTCGCGGCGGAGTCGCACCGGCGCGCCGCGACGGCGTGGGCCGAGGGGCGATTCGCGTCGCAGGTGATCCCGGTGGCGGGAGTCGAAGCCTCGACGGACGAGACGGTGCGGGCGGGGACGACGGCCGAGAAGCTCGCGGCGCTCGGGCCGGCGTTTCGCACCGAGGAGCTCGCCGACCGCTTCCCCGAGCTGTCGTGGCAGATCACGGCGGGCAACTCGTCGCCGTTGACCGATGCCGCGTCGGCGGTGCTGATCATGAGCGAGGAGCGGGCGCTCGCGCTCGGGCTGACGCCCCGCGCCCGATTGCACTCCTTCGCCGTGGTCGGCGACGACCCGCTCATGATGCTGACCGGGCCGATTCCGGCGACGAGGCGGATCCTCGAGCGGAGCGGGCTGTCGGTCGACGACCTCGACGTGTACGAGGTGAATGAGGCGTTCGTGTCGGTGCCGCTCGCTTGGCTGGCAGAGGTCGGTGCCGACCCGGCGAAGCTGAACCCGTGGGGCGGGGCGATCGCCCTCGGTCACGCGGTCGGAGCGTCGGGCACGCGACTGATGGGGACGATGCTGGCGTACCTCGAAGCCACAGGCGGTCGGTACGGCCTGCAGACCATGTGCGAGGGCGGCGGCATGGCCAACGCGACGATCATCGAGCGTCTCGGTTGA
- a CDS encoding polyketide antibiotic transporter codes for MERQTLLAVAVANPVILLFRGLPSGSSEGAFLVFTILPFLVLLGALMASFLAVRHVRAEEESGRADAVSATPAGRHAPFLATVVHGVVACLLLGIATTSAFLIAGLPAAGGLALGATLAAASSVFLGMGLLTSQLFRSARAANSVSVAVILTAFLVAGVGNALGTASDDLTRMESSGLAWLSPFAWAENVRPFADDDLSPLLLCVVAAAALIGGAFALQATRDLGAGVIAPRSGRAAASALLSHPFGLAVRLSAGSLVAWAVGAAVVGALATSLGEVIDEVATQNPAVTALLDRLAAEGSMDQGLLITFFVMVGALAACFGVQTVQRARQEEVHGTAEQTLATPVARVRWLGGFLGTALAGIVVIVGAAVVAATAALLARGGDTALLADVAIAGAGQLAGAAVFPVLTALVFTLLPRATTTLGWVLVIAAVSLALFGTLLGLDDGLVSLSPFAATPVPAADGVAWNGGLWLVALTVVGVASTLMLMRRREIATGG; via the coding sequence GTGGAGCGCCAGACCCTCCTCGCCGTCGCCGTGGCCAATCCGGTCATCCTGCTCTTCCGGGGGCTTCCATCTGGTTCGAGCGAGGGCGCGTTCCTCGTCTTCACGATCCTGCCGTTCCTCGTTCTGCTCGGGGCACTGATGGCGAGTTTCCTCGCCGTGCGCCACGTGCGCGCCGAAGAGGAATCCGGCCGCGCCGACGCCGTCTCGGCGACGCCGGCGGGCCGGCACGCACCGTTCCTGGCCACCGTCGTGCACGGCGTCGTCGCCTGCCTCCTGCTCGGGATCGCCACGACATCCGCCTTCCTCATCGCCGGTCTTCCGGCCGCCGGCGGCCTCGCGCTCGGCGCGACGCTCGCGGCGGCCTCATCGGTATTCCTCGGCATGGGACTCCTCACCTCGCAGCTGTTCCGCAGTGCACGGGCGGCCAACTCGGTCTCGGTCGCCGTCATCCTCACGGCCTTCCTCGTCGCGGGCGTCGGCAACGCCCTCGGAACCGCCTCCGACGACCTCACGCGCATGGAGAGCTCGGGCCTCGCGTGGCTGTCGCCCTTCGCATGGGCCGAGAACGTCCGACCGTTCGCCGACGACGACCTCTCCCCGCTTCTCCTCTGCGTCGTCGCGGCAGCGGCGCTCATCGGCGGCGCGTTCGCGCTCCAGGCGACCCGCGATCTCGGTGCGGGGGTCATCGCCCCGCGGTCGGGCCGCGCCGCGGCATCCGCACTCCTCTCCCATCCCTTCGGTCTCGCGGTCCGTCTGAGCGCAGGTTCGCTCGTCGCGTGGGCCGTCGGCGCCGCCGTCGTCGGCGCCCTCGCCACCTCCCTCGGCGAGGTCATCGACGAGGTCGCGACGCAGAACCCCGCCGTCACCGCCCTGCTCGACCGCCTCGCCGCGGAGGGCTCGATGGACCAGGGGCTCCTCATCACCTTCTTCGTCATGGTGGGCGCACTGGCGGCCTGCTTCGGCGTACAGACCGTGCAACGCGCACGGCAGGAAGAGGTCCACGGCACGGCCGAGCAGACCCTCGCCACGCCGGTCGCGCGGGTGCGGTGGCTGGGCGGCTTCCTCGGCACAGCGCTCGCGGGCATCGTCGTGATCGTCGGGGCGGCAGTCGTCGCGGCGACCGCAGCCCTGCTCGCGCGGGGAGGCGACACCGCACTGCTCGCCGACGTGGCGATCGCGGGCGCGGGACAGCTCGCCGGCGCTGCGGTGTTCCCGGTGCTCACCGCGCTGGTGTTCACCCTGCTCCCCCGCGCCACCACGACGCTCGGGTGGGTGCTCGTCATCGCAGCGGTGTCGCTCGCCCTCTTCGGCACGCTTCTCGGACTCGACGACGGCCTCGTGTCGCTCTCGCCGTTCGCGGCGACCCCCGTCCCCGCCGCAGACGGCGTGGCGTGGAACGGCGGTCTGTGGCTCGTCGCCCTCACCGTCGTCGGGGTAGCGTCGACCCTGATGCTCATGCGACGCAGAGAGATTGCCACGGGTGGCTGA
- the prpB gene encoding methylisocitrate lyase — protein MLYSTVPAHEKRRAFRERLATGEMLRFPGAFNPLSARLLERKGFEGVYISGAVLSADLGLPDIGLTTLPEVAGRGQQIARMTDLPALIDADTGFGEPMNVARTIQTLEDAGIAGMHIEDQVNPKRCGHLDGKSVVDEDTAVKRIRAAVDARRDPNFLIMARTDIRAVEGLDAAIDRARALVDAGADAIFPEAMRDLSEFEAVRRAIDVPMLANMTEFGKSDLFSVSQLRDVGVNIVIWPVSLLRIAMGAASRALDTLVDQGHLTSKLGEMQHRADLYDLIDYEQYAHFDQDIFTFQIER, from the coding sequence ATGCTGTACTCCACCGTCCCCGCCCACGAGAAGCGCCGGGCATTCCGCGAGCGGCTCGCCACGGGCGAGATGCTGCGGTTCCCCGGCGCCTTCAATCCGCTGTCGGCACGCCTCCTCGAGCGGAAGGGCTTCGAGGGTGTCTACATCTCGGGGGCGGTGCTCTCCGCCGACCTCGGTCTGCCCGACATCGGGCTCACCACCCTCCCCGAAGTCGCCGGGCGGGGTCAGCAGATCGCCCGCATGACCGACCTCCCGGCGCTCATCGACGCCGACACCGGCTTCGGCGAGCCGATGAACGTCGCCCGCACCATTCAGACCCTCGAAGACGCCGGCATCGCCGGCATGCACATCGAAGACCAGGTCAACCCGAAGCGGTGCGGGCACCTCGACGGCAAGTCGGTCGTCGATGAGGACACGGCCGTCAAGCGCATCCGCGCAGCGGTGGATGCGCGGCGCGACCCGAACTTCCTCATCATGGCGCGCACCGACATCCGTGCGGTGGAGGGACTGGATGCCGCGATAGACCGCGCCCGCGCGCTCGTCGACGCCGGGGCCGACGCGATCTTCCCCGAGGCGATGCGCGACCTGTCGGAGTTCGAGGCCGTGCGCCGGGCGATCGACGTGCCGATGCTGGCCAACATGACCGAGTTCGGCAAGAGCGATCTCTTCTCGGTGTCGCAGCTGCGCGACGTCGGGGTCAACATCGTCATCTGGCCGGTGTCGCTGCTGCGGATCGCGATGGGGGCGGCGTCGCGGGCTCTCGATACGCTCGTGGACCAGGGGCACTTGACCTCCAAGCTCGGGGAGATGCAGCACCGGGCCGACCTGTACGACCTCATCGATTACGAGCAGTACGCCCACTTCGACCAGGACATCTTCACCTTCCAGATCGAGCGATAG
- a CDS encoding hotdog fold thioesterase has product MSIWFGDVAAVDLDAMASGTMIENLGIEIVEVRDDALVGRMPVDHRTTQPAGVLHGGASVAVAETLASWAGYLAVDREKFHVVGQEINANHLRPVSSGWVTATASPVHLGRRAHVWEIRIVDDADRLVCISRCTLAVIEQRSSYATPDRRMAL; this is encoded by the coding sequence GTGAGCATCTGGTTCGGCGATGTCGCCGCCGTCGACCTCGATGCGATGGCGTCCGGCACGATGATCGAGAACCTCGGCATCGAGATCGTCGAGGTGCGGGATGACGCGCTGGTCGGCCGGATGCCGGTGGACCACCGCACGACGCAGCCGGCGGGAGTGCTCCACGGCGGGGCCTCGGTGGCGGTCGCCGAGACGCTGGCGTCGTGGGCGGGGTACCTCGCTGTGGACCGGGAGAAGTTCCACGTCGTGGGGCAGGAGATCAACGCGAACCATCTGCGTCCGGTGTCGTCGGGGTGGGTGACGGCGACGGCGTCGCCGGTGCATCTCGGACGGCGCGCGCACGTGTGGGAGATCCGGATCGTGGACGACGCGGACCGGCTGGTCTGCATCTCTCGCTGCACCCTCGCGGTGATCGAGCAGCGGAGCTCGTACGCCACCCCGGACCGGAGGATGGCGCTGTGA
- a CDS encoding bifunctional 2-methylcitrate synthase/citrate synthase encodes MTDIKKGLAGVVVDYTAVSKVNPETNSLLYRGYPVQELAATQPFEAVAYLLWNGELPTEVELARLRATERSYRVLPADVRAGIDLVPLDAHPMDEVRTALSLIGARDLAGSGSVLDASGSAAENLSRSIRLFSVLPAIVAYGQRRRRGQQPVAPRDDLDYAANFLWMTFGEEADPVVVDAFNRSMILYAEHSFNASTFTARVIASTLSDLYSAVVGAVGALKGPLHGGANEAVLHIFDEIGAAENVVPWLDAALAEKRKIMGFGHRVYKRGDSRVPTMKAALDTLVAHYDRPDVLALYETLESEFVSRKGIYPNLDYPSGPAYNLMGFDTLTFTPLFVAARIVGWTAHVIEQLGANALIRPLSEYNGPDERHIEGYVPDDAVLSAAERPEESAG; translated from the coding sequence GTGACCGACATCAAGAAGGGCCTCGCCGGCGTCGTCGTGGACTACACGGCGGTCTCGAAGGTCAATCCCGAGACCAACTCGCTGCTGTACCGGGGGTATCCCGTGCAGGAGCTCGCCGCGACCCAGCCCTTCGAGGCCGTCGCCTACCTGCTGTGGAACGGCGAGCTGCCGACCGAGGTCGAGCTCGCCAGACTCCGGGCGACCGAGCGCTCCTACCGCGTGCTCCCGGCCGACGTCCGGGCCGGGATCGACCTGGTGCCGCTCGATGCGCACCCGATGGACGAGGTGCGCACGGCCCTGAGCCTGATCGGTGCGCGTGACCTCGCCGGCAGCGGCTCGGTCCTCGACGCGAGCGGTTCTGCTGCGGAGAACCTCTCGCGCAGCATCCGTCTCTTCTCCGTCCTCCCGGCCATCGTCGCCTACGGTCAGCGGCGCCGGCGGGGTCAGCAGCCCGTCGCGCCGCGCGACGACCTCGACTACGCGGCGAACTTCCTCTGGATGACCTTCGGCGAAGAGGCCGACCCGGTCGTCGTCGACGCGTTCAACCGGTCGATGATCCTGTACGCCGAGCACTCGTTCAACGCCTCGACCTTCACCGCGCGGGTGATCGCCTCGACCCTCAGCGACCTGTACTCCGCCGTCGTCGGCGCGGTCGGGGCACTGAAGGGGCCGCTCCACGGCGGGGCGAACGAGGCCGTGCTGCACATCTTCGACGAGATCGGCGCGGCCGAGAACGTGGTGCCGTGGCTGGATGCGGCGCTCGCCGAGAAGCGCAAGATCATGGGCTTCGGTCACCGCGTGTACAAGCGCGGCGACTCGCGGGTGCCGACCATGAAGGCGGCGCTCGACACCCTCGTCGCGCACTACGACCGGCCCGATGTGCTCGCGCTCTACGAGACGCTCGAGTCGGAGTTCGTCTCACGCAAGGGCATCTACCCGAACCTCGACTATCCGTCGGGTCCGGCGTACAACCTGATGGGCTTCGACACCCTCACCTTCACGCCGCTGTTCGTCGCGGCGCGGATCGTCGGGTGGACGGCGCACGTCATCGAGCAACTGGGCGCGAACGCCCTCATCCGCCCGCTGTCGGAGTACAACGGTCCCGACGAGCGGCACATCGAGGGGTACGTACCCGACGACGCCGTCCTCTCCGCCGCCGAGCGCCCGGAGGAGTCGGCCGGGTGA
- a CDS encoding GntR family transcriptional regulator — MRASDRAYATLLDEIQQGVLAPGTVLGEVEQSTRLGVSRTPLREALARLVADGLVVQQSPRMTVVAPIDSDDIRALFEVRRALEETAARAAARSHHRRRFAELAQRFAEVDVSSAEAREEYYALIARFDAALDEAHGNDYLAAALRTVRTHLVRVRRLAREHTGRLAASVSEHHLIAQAIADGDPDLAAHATHVHLHHALSHVIASPRTQQGAA, encoded by the coding sequence GTGCGGGCAAGCGATCGGGCGTACGCGACCCTCCTCGACGAGATCCAGCAGGGGGTCCTCGCTCCCGGCACCGTCCTCGGCGAGGTGGAGCAGTCCACGCGCCTCGGTGTGAGCCGCACGCCGTTGCGCGAAGCGCTCGCGCGACTGGTCGCCGACGGACTGGTCGTGCAGCAGTCGCCGCGCATGACGGTGGTGGCGCCGATCGACTCCGACGACATCCGCGCCCTCTTCGAGGTGCGCCGTGCCCTTGAAGAGACGGCGGCGCGTGCCGCCGCCCGCAGTCACCATCGCCGTCGCTTCGCCGAGCTGGCGCAGCGCTTCGCCGAGGTCGACGTCAGCAGCGCCGAAGCTCGCGAGGAGTACTACGCCCTCATCGCGCGGTTCGACGCCGCCCTCGACGAGGCGCACGGCAACGACTACCTCGCCGCGGCCCTCCGCACCGTCCGCACCCACCTAGTGCGGGTGCGCAGGCTCGCCCGCGAGCACACCGGCCGCCTCGCGGCATCCGTCTCGGAACACCATCTGATCGCGCAGGCGATCGCCGACGGGGACCCCGACCTCGCCGCCCATGCCACCCACGTTCACCTCCACCACGCGCTCTCGCACGTGATCGCATCCCCCCGCACCCAGCAAGGAGCAGCATGA